A window of the Henckelia pumila isolate YLH828 chromosome 3, ASM3356847v2, whole genome shotgun sequence genome harbors these coding sequences:
- the LOC140889100 gene encoding uncharacterized protein, with protein MADQNLVNPELEQLIAQVVQRALAERDGVNPIPPDQNAHLEEIKRLKEEMESLKKKQVMYLATTTRNIHFTLEILEAEPPNHFKLTHIGEYDGKGDPEEHLARFKNAALLHKYSDPIKYRVFLTTIVGPAQQWFNLLRPGLFAIKKREHENLRAYIRRFSALALEVPMATTDLLINAFMQGLDTKDFLKSLIKRPPETYGELLARAEKYVNMEEIQAARASEKKERPKSSKINRFPNNNPKTEKSSRPALLGQFTFFTPLCMSKTQALQICDYQRLTQRHSWTEQGPQNRESDKYCHFHKEYGRTTKDCHHLEQEIERIIQKSLK; from the exons ATGGCTGATCAAAACTTAGTAAACCCAGAGTTGGAGCAGTTAATAGCCCAGGTTGTTCAAAGAGCTTTGGCAGAAAGGGATGGTGTCAATCCCATACCTCCCGATCAGAATGCTCATCTGGAGGAAATCAAAAGGTTGAAAGAAGAAATGGAATCACTTAAGAAGAAGCAGGTCATGTACCTAGCCACCACAACTAGGAACATCCATTTCACCCTGGAGATATTGGAAGCGGAACCCCCGAACCATTTTAAATTGACTCACATAGGGGAATATGATGGTAAAGGGGATCCAGAAGAACATTTAGCACGTTTCAAAAATGCTGCGCTGCTGCATAAATATTCTGACCCGATCAAGTATAGGGTCTTCCTCACTACTATTGTAGGGCCAGCTCAGCAGTGGTTTAATTTGCTACGCCCGGG CCTCTTTGCAATTAAGAAACGCGAACATGAGAATTTGAGGGCATATATTCGCAGGTTTAGTGCTTTGGCCCTCGAAGTACCAATGGCTACTACCGACCTACTCATCAACGCCTTCATGCAAGGGCTTGATACCAAAGACTTTCTCAAATCCCTAATAAAGAGGCCGCCTGAGACATACGGGGAATTACTTGCCCGAGCTGAAAAATATGTTAATATGGAGGAAATACAGGCTGCGCGAGCAAGTGAAAAGAAGGAGCGGCCTAagagttcaaaaattaatagatTCCCGAACAATAATCCCAAGACAGAGAAATCGTCTCGACCTGCACTCCTAGGGCAATTTACCTTTTTCACCCCCTTGTGCATGAGCAAGACCCAAGCCCTACAAATTTGTGACTATCAACGACTCACACAGAGACATTCGTGGACGGAGCAAGGACCTCAAAATCGGGAATCAGACAAATATTGTCATTTTCACAAGGAGTATGGGCGTACCACCAAGGACTGCCATCACTTAGAACAAGAAATCGAAAGGATAATTCAAAAAAgcctgaaataa